The Blochmannia endosymbiont of Camponotus sp. genome includes a window with the following:
- the purH gene encoding bifunctional phosphoribosylaminoimidazolecarboxamide formyltransferase/IMP cyclohydrolase, which translates to MTQSSLFVRRVLISVFDKSNILEFAQSLTERGIQLLSTGGTAQVLADAGLPVFKISDYIELPEIMNGRIKTLHYKIYAGILGRRGLDDAIMRQYNIQPIDMVVINFYSFNNLLTKNKTCSEEEILEYIDISGPSMVRAAAKNYRNVVTVVDSDNYEKILDEINHCNGLLSLKTRFHLAVKAFKYVAEYDNTISDYFSYQLRNNRCVTMTDEDNYDELSHRFPKKLTFMNLKFTKKQDMRYGENPHQRAAFYVDTCAKQIGSVATARQLQGKPLSYNNVLDMDTALECVKMFDKPTCVIVKHTNPCGVATSNTISSAYVKAHQSDPISAFGGIIAFNRSLDKNTVQTIVKQQFVEAIVAPSIDRDCLEILSGKKHIRVLECGMWTLRKPDIDFKRINGGLLIQDHDVMTDLHCLETVTIRQPTDEEVKDALFCWKIVKFVKSNAIVCGKNYQTTGIGSGQMNRVHAVKIAISFKEQSMLNIQGSVMASDAFFPFPDVVRIASKVGINCIIQPGGSIRDQEIIKTADRYGISMIFTRIRHFRH; encoded by the coding sequence ATGACGCAATCATCATTGTTCGTTCGTCGTGTGTTAATTAGTGTATTTGATAAATCTAACATTTTGGAATTTGCTCAATCATTAACTGAACGGGGCATTCAATTATTATCGACTGGAGGTACGGCGCAAGTATTAGCTGATGCTGGATTACCAGTATTTAAAATTTCTGATTATATTGAGTTACCTGAAATAATGAATGGACGTATTAAAACGTTACATTATAAGATATATGCTGGAATTCTTGGTAGGCGAGGATTAGATGATGCTATTATGAGGCAATATAATATTCAACCAATTGATATGGTAGTGATTAACTTTTACTCGTTTAATAATTTGTTAACGAAAAATAAAACGTGTTCTGAAGAAGAAATATTAGAATATATTGATATTAGTGGTCCAAGTATGGTAAGAGCAGCTGCAAAAAATTATAGAAATGTAGTTACTGTAGTTGATAGTGATAATTATGAAAAAATTTTAGACGAAATTAATCACTGTAATGGACTGCTCAGCTTAAAGACCCGTTTTCATTTAGCTGTAAAAGCATTTAAATATGTTGCTGAATATGATAATACAATTTCTGATTATTTTAGTTATCAGCTACGGAATAATCGTTGTGTTACCATGACTGATGAGGATAATTATGATGAACTTTCTCATCGTTTTCCTAAAAAATTAACTTTTATGAATCTTAAATTCACCAAAAAACAAGATATGCGTTATGGAGAAAATCCGCACCAACGAGCAGCATTTTATGTAGATACATGTGCGAAACAAATAGGATCTGTTGCTACTGCTCGTCAATTACAAGGAAAACCATTGTCTTATAATAATGTTTTAGATATGGATACGGCTTTGGAATGCGTAAAAATGTTTGATAAACCAACTTGCGTAATTGTTAAACATACTAATCCATGTGGGGTTGCTACTTCCAATACAATCAGCTCAGCATATGTTAAAGCTCATCAATCAGATCCTATTTCTGCATTTGGAGGAATTATTGCTTTCAATAGATCTTTAGATAAAAATACAGTTCAAACAATCGTTAAGCAACAATTTGTAGAAGCAATTGTGGCGCCAAGTATTGATCGAGATTGTCTTGAAATTTTATCTGGTAAAAAACACATACGAGTGTTGGAATGCGGTATGTGGACTTTGAGAAAACCAGATATAGATTTTAAACGTATTAATGGAGGGTTATTGATACAAGATCATGATGTTATGACAGATTTACATTGTCTAGAAACAGTGACTATTCGTCAGCCAACAGATGAAGAGGTAAAAGATGCATTGTTCTGTTGGAAAATAGTTAAGTTTGTTAAATCTAATGCAATTGTTTGCGGCAAAAATTATCAAACAACCGGAATTGGTAGTGGTCAAATGAATCGAGTGCATGCGGTAAAAATAGCTATTTCTTTTAAAGAACAGAGTATGCTGAATATTCAAGGATCAGTGATGGCTTCTGATGCTTTTTTCCCTTTTCCTGATGTTGTACGTATCGCGTCTAAAGTAGGTATTAATTGCATCATACAACCAGGAGGATCTATTCGGGATCAGGAAATTATTAAAACTGCCGATAGATATGGTATCTCGATGATTTTTACACGTATCCGTCATTTTAGGCATTAA
- the rpoC gene encoding DNA-directed RNA polymerase subunit beta', which produces MKDLLKFFKMQHTQIEEFNAIKIALASPDMIRSWSFGEVKKPETINYRTFKPERDGLFCARIFGPIKDYECLCGKYKRLKHRGVVCEKCGVEVTQSKVRRERMGHIELASPTAHIWFLKSLPSRIGLLLDMPLRDIERVLYFESYVVIENGMTSLECRQILTEEEYLDALEEFGDEFEAKMGAEAIQILLKNKNLKNECEFLREILEDSNSETKRKKITKRIKLIEAFIYSENKPEWMILNVLPVLPPDLRPLVPLDGGRFATSDLNDLYRRVINRNNRLKRLLDLAAPEIIVRNEKRMLQEAVDALLDNGRRGRAITGSNKRPLKSLADMIKGKQGRFRQNLLGKRVDYSGRSVITVGPYLKLHQCGLPKKMALELFKPFIYGKLELQGFASTIKAAKKMVDREEAVVWDILDNVIREHPVMLNRAPTLHRLGIQAFEPVLVEGKAIQLHPLVCAAYNADFDGDQMAVHVPLTLEAQLEARALMMSTNNILSPANGEPIIVPSQDVVLGLYYMTRERANSKGEGMILTGPKEAECLYRLGLAELHARIKIRITEYEYEKNGEWLEKTNIVNSTIGRAIFWMIIPKGLPFILVNQVLGKKAISTMLNSCYRLLGLKATVILADQIMYTGFAYAARSGASVGIDDMIIPLKKADIIDEAESEVAEIQEQFQTGLVTAGERYNKVIDIWAAANERVAQAMMDNLATETVTNRNGQVEVQASFNNIFMMADSGARGSAAQIRQLAGMRGLMAKPDGSIIETPITANFREGLNVLQYFISTHGARKGLADTALKTANSGYLTRRLVDVAQDLVITQDDCNTFSGIIMSPVIEGGDVKEPLRERVLGRVLAEDILESNEDTKVLIKRNTLLNEHWCDVLDEHSIDTVKVRSVVTCDTDFGVCAKCYGRDLARGQLVNKGEAIGVIAAQSIGEPGTQLTMRTFHIGGAASRSASESSIQIKNKGTVHLKNIKSVINGEGKLVITSRNTELKIIDQFSRTKESYKVPYGAIITKKNGEEVTHGEIVAYWDPHTMPVIAEVSGFVQFVDMVDGQSIVKQTDELTGLTSIVVLDTSERVSGAKDLRPTLKIVDVNGYDIFLPSTDVPVQYFLPGRSVIQLVNGSRIICGDTLARLPHESGGTKDITGGLPRVADLFEARRPKESAILAEISGTISFGKETKGKRRLMISPINDNEDIYEEMIPKWRHLNVFEGEYVDRGDIISDGPESPHDILRLRGVHAVTHYIVNEVQDVYRLQGVKINDKHIEVIVRQMLRKATVIRSGNSDLLVGEQVEYSRIRIANRKLENEGKIKISFIRNLLGITKASLATESFISAASFQETTRVLTESSVAGKRDELRGLKENVIVGRLIPAGTGYSYHQERMHHRRHLNNKNKNEIDKSKTATNISSQITADEASANLTELLNAT; this is translated from the coding sequence GTGAAAGATTTACTTAAATTTTTTAAGATGCAACATACTCAAATAGAAGAATTTAATGCGATTAAAATTGCGCTTGCTTCTCCAGATATGATTAGATCTTGGTCTTTTGGTGAAGTAAAAAAACCAGAAACTATTAATTACCGCACTTTCAAACCCGAACGAGACGGTTTATTTTGCGCACGAATTTTTGGTCCTATTAAAGACTATGAGTGTCTATGTGGTAAATATAAACGTCTAAAACATCGTGGAGTAGTCTGCGAAAAATGCGGAGTGGAAGTGACACAAAGCAAAGTACGACGAGAGCGTATGGGGCATATTGAATTAGCTTCTCCTACTGCCCATATTTGGTTTCTAAAATCATTACCATCACGTATTGGTTTATTACTAGATATGCCATTACGTGATATCGAACGTGTTCTGTATTTTGAATCCTATGTGGTAATCGAAAATGGTATGACTAGCCTTGAATGTCGCCAAATCTTAACCGAAGAGGAATATTTAGACGCATTAGAAGAATTTGGAGATGAATTCGAAGCAAAAATGGGCGCTGAAGCCATTCAAATTTTATTAAAAAATAAAAATTTAAAAAACGAATGCGAATTTCTACGAGAAATATTAGAAGACAGTAATTCTGAAACTAAACGTAAAAAAATAACAAAGCGTATAAAATTAATTGAAGCATTTATATATTCTGAAAATAAACCTGAATGGATGATTCTAAATGTATTGCCAGTACTTCCTCCAGATTTAAGACCACTAGTTCCATTAGATGGAGGACGTTTTGCTACTTCCGATTTAAATGATTTATATCGTCGTGTGATTAACAGAAATAACAGATTAAAACGATTATTAGATTTAGCCGCTCCAGAAATTATAGTACGTAACGAAAAAAGGATGCTTCAAGAAGCAGTAGATGCATTATTGGATAATGGACGTAGAGGTCGCGCAATTACTGGCTCTAATAAACGCCCTTTGAAATCTTTAGCTGATATGATTAAAGGTAAACAAGGTAGATTTCGTCAAAATCTTTTAGGGAAACGTGTTGATTATTCTGGCCGTTCGGTAATTACTGTTGGTCCTTATTTAAAATTACATCAATGTGGACTACCAAAAAAAATGGCTTTAGAGTTATTTAAACCATTTATTTATGGGAAATTAGAGTTACAGGGCTTTGCTAGCACTATCAAAGCTGCTAAGAAAATGGTAGATAGAGAAGAAGCAGTAGTATGGGATATTCTTGACAATGTAATTCGAGAACATCCAGTAATGTTAAACCGTGCTCCCACATTACATAGATTAGGAATTCAAGCTTTTGAACCGGTATTAGTAGAAGGAAAAGCTATTCAATTACATCCATTAGTCTGTGCTGCATATAATGCTGATTTTGACGGAGATCAAATGGCAGTACATGTGCCGTTAACACTAGAAGCTCAATTAGAAGCTAGAGCTTTAATGATGTCTACCAACAATATATTATCTCCTGCTAATGGAGAGCCCATTATTGTTCCATCTCAAGATGTAGTATTAGGTTTATACTATATGACACGCGAGCGTGCAAATTCTAAAGGAGAAGGAATGATATTAACTGGACCAAAAGAAGCAGAATGTCTATATCGTCTAGGTTTAGCTGAACTACATGCTCGCATTAAAATACGTATTACTGAATATGAATATGAAAAAAATGGAGAATGGTTAGAAAAAACAAATATTGTTAATAGTACAATAGGACGTGCTATTTTTTGGATGATTATACCCAAAGGACTGCCATTCATATTAGTCAATCAAGTATTAGGAAAAAAAGCTATATCTACAATGTTAAACAGTTGCTATCGTTTACTCGGGTTGAAAGCTACCGTTATATTGGCCGATCAAATCATGTATACTGGATTTGCATACGCTGCTCGTTCTGGAGCCTCTGTCGGTATTGATGATATGATTATTCCTTTGAAAAAAGCTGATATAATTGATGAAGCAGAATCTGAAGTAGCAGAAATACAAGAACAATTTCAGACTGGATTAGTTACAGCAGGTGAACGTTACAATAAAGTTATTGATATATGGGCTGCGGCTAATGAACGAGTGGCACAAGCAATGATGGATAATTTAGCCACCGAAACTGTAACAAATCGGAATGGACAAGTAGAAGTACAGGCATCATTTAATAATATTTTTATGATGGCAGACTCTGGAGCACGTGGGTCAGCAGCACAAATACGTCAACTTGCCGGTATGCGTGGTTTAATGGCAAAACCAGATGGATCTATTATTGAAACACCGATCACCGCAAATTTCCGGGAAGGACTAAATGTATTGCAGTATTTTATTTCTACACATGGAGCCCGTAAGGGATTAGCTGATACCGCTTTAAAAACGGCTAACTCTGGTTATTTAACACGGCGTCTAGTAGATGTAGCTCAAGATTTAGTAATTACACAAGATGATTGTAATACATTTTCCGGTATCATAATGAGTCCTGTCATTGAAGGAGGAGATGTAAAAGAACCCCTACGAGAGCGTGTATTAGGCCGAGTTTTAGCAGAAGATATTTTAGAATCTAATGAAGATACTAAAGTATTAATTAAACGTAATACTTTATTAAACGAACATTGGTGTGATGTTTTAGATGAACATTCAATTGATACTGTTAAAGTGCGATCTGTTGTAACCTGTGACACTGACTTTGGCGTATGTGCAAAATGTTATGGCCGAGATTTGGCTAGAGGTCAACTTGTAAATAAAGGAGAAGCAATTGGCGTCATTGCAGCTCAATCTATAGGTGAACCAGGTACACAATTAACAATGCGTACCTTTCATATCGGTGGAGCTGCCTCTAGATCTGCTTCAGAGTCAAGCATTCAAATTAAAAATAAAGGCACTGTTCACTTAAAAAATATTAAATCTGTAATAAATGGAGAAGGAAAATTAGTAATCACATCTCGTAACACCGAGCTTAAAATTATTGATCAATTTTCTCGTACTAAAGAAAGCTATAAAGTACCTTACGGTGCTATAATAACAAAAAAAAATGGAGAAGAAGTAACACATGGAGAAATAGTAGCTTATTGGGATCCGCATACTATGCCAGTAATTGCAGAAGTAAGTGGATTTGTTCAGTTTGTTGATATGGTAGATGGGCAAAGTATTGTTAAACAAACTGATGAGTTAACAGGATTAACCTCTATTGTAGTATTGGATACCTCTGAACGTGTAAGCGGGGCTAAAGATTTAAGACCCACATTAAAAATAGTCGATGTTAATGGTTACGATATTTTTCTTCCAAGCACAGATGTTCCGGTGCAATATTTTTTGCCTGGTAGAAGTGTGATTCAATTAGTTAATGGATCAAGAATTATTTGTGGAGATACATTAGCAAGATTACCACATGAAAGCGGTGGTACTAAAGATATTACTGGTGGGTTACCACGTGTTGCAGACCTATTCGAAGCACGTCGACCAAAAGAATCAGCAATTTTAGCAGAAATTAGCGGAACAATTTCTTTTGGAAAAGAAACAAAGGGAAAACGTCGCCTGATGATCTCCCCCATCAATGATAATGAAGATATTTATGAAGAAATGATTCCAAAATGGCGTCATCTTAATGTTTTTGAGGGTGAATACGTAGATCGAGGAGATATTATTTCTGACGGACCAGAATCTCCTCACGATATTTTGAGATTGCGTGGGGTACATGCAGTAACTCACTATATTGTCAATGAAGTGCAAGATGTTTATCGTTTGCAAGGAGTAAAAATTAATGATAAACATATAGAAGTCATTGTGCGGCAAATGCTACGTAAAGCTACTGTCATTCGATCAGGTAATTCTGATTTATTAGTAGGTGAACAAGTTGAATATTCACGTATTAGAATTGCTAACCGAAAACTAGAAAATGAAGGAAAAATAAAAATAAGTTTCATACGCAATTTATTAGGAATAACCAAGGCATCATTAGCTACAGAATCATTTATCTCTGCGGCATCTTTTCAAGAAACAACACGTGTATTAACCGAATCATCTGTAGCTGGGAAAAGGGATGAACTGCGTGGTCTTAAAGAAAACGTTATCGTTGGCAGACTAATTCCAGCCGGGACTGGTTACTCTTACCATCAAGAACGTATGCATCACCGTCGTCATCTCAATAATAAAAATAAAAATGAAATAGACAAGTCTAAAACAGCAACAAATATTTCTTCTCAAATTACAGCAGATGAAGCATCAGCAAACTTAACTGAATTGTTAAACGCTACATAA